In Gossypium arboreum isolate Shixiya-1 chromosome 3, ASM2569848v2, whole genome shotgun sequence, the sequence CTCCGTATCTCTCCTGGTGCTGGGCTCTTGCCTTGGTGAAGCTTGTTGGCCTGTGACTACCGTTCTAGATTGATTAACGATGACAGGCTTTGAATAGCCTGAGCTCACATTGCTtactttgttttcctttttcttcggGGCTGACCTTCTCGTGCTTTCCCCCGTTTCTATCTTACCGCACCTTATTGCATTTTTTATCATTTCGCCAAACATTACTATGTCTGCGAAACTCTTAGTTGCACTCCCCAACATATGATTAATGAAAAGTACCTTCAAGGTATTAATAAATAGCATAGTCGTTTCTTTTTCCAGCAGTGGTGGTTGGACTTGCGTAGTGACTTCCCTCCACCTCTGGGCGTATTTCCTGAAGCTTTCACCTGACCTTTTCTCCATGTTCTGTAATGTAATCCTGTCAGGCGCTATATCGGTCACATGGCCATACTGTTTCATGAAGGCCTGCGCCAAATCCTTCCATGATTTGACCTGagcacggctcaactgattgtaccatttggctGCTGCCCCAGTCAAGCTATCCTGAAAGTAGTGAATCAACAATTGGTCATAGTTGACATATCTCGTCATTCTCTGGCAGAACATTGTAATGTGAGCCTCAGGGCAGCTGGTTCTATTATACCTTTCAAATTCTAGCATCTTGAACTTCGGAGGAAGTACTAAGTCCAGGACCAAACTGAGCTCCTTTGCATCAACTTTGCAGTAATGATCAGCACTTTCTAGCTCCTTGAACTTCTCCTCTATCCATTTGCACCGATCCTCGAGTTGCTTTGAGAGCTCCGCCCTTACTTTTTCCCCTTCAACCTCATCGAAATCAGGGACCGTGGGATTTTCCATATTGTCTCCAGGGTTAGAGCACGAGCCCATTGGGAAGTTTACCAGTGCCGAAGTGCCGGTTTGATACAGAGGTTTAACATTAACAGACACCCTTGATGGCTGTGCTTGAATGTTTACTGGGCCAAAGCTTGTAGGACAAGCAGAGTCATCGTTGTCATTCCCAGTATCAACCATAGGGCCTTTTCCTTAGTCAGACCCTCCTTAAACAGCTGTGTCAGCTGGCTTATCATGTTGTTCTGTGATTCCAGCATGTTTTTCTGGGACTCCAGCATTTGATCCCTCATCTCCTGCTGGATCCTAGCCAGCTGTTCTTGCATCTGAGCTTGCAGTTACTCCTGCATCTCCTTTTGCATTTGTTCTAACTTCTCTAACCTCTGATCCATATCCTTTGTTTTTCTTCGTGTATAGTAgcgatgttccagggtaactagATAAATTATCGCTAATTAATAGGGTTCTTTTGTGCAACTTAATGTTTATAATGCTATGCAATGAAAATGCAtgacatgaatgcaaaaagaagaCGTTGATTCATATTCAATTCTATTTAGAAAACTTCATTGAAAAAcaaaatcttttacataaaatgaatTACATATACAGTCTTGCCCTAACACCCAAAGCTTTTACTTTCCTAAGAAGGCAAGCTAACTCTCGCCCTCGATCTGACTTTAACTCATATTTGACTCTTAGCACATCTGTTTGGACTACCAAGGTCTGTAAATGATCAGCCACCTCTCGTATCTGAGCTATAGCTTCGCCCATGAGGTAATCCCTATCTCGGACCTGATCTTGAGATCGGTGAAGTTGCTCCCCTAGTTGCTCATTATTTGCTTCCAATAATTCAATTTGATACTCACAGTTCTGAAGTGTAGTCTCAAGTTCTTCTACTTTCCCCTTCAAATTCTCAATCTTACTTAGGCTAGCCCTTAATTCAATCACTGAGTTACGACTCCGATGTTGCTGTAGTACCGTTTCTAACTTTGCCACCCGAGCTCTTAACATCTATTTTTCATTTTGGCTATCGTCCAAACTCTTTTTACAAGCGACTTCTCGAGCCTGAGCATCAAGGAACTTTCTCTTTCACCAATTAGCCTTAGCCTTTTCCTCTTGGATTTCTTGCCTCCACTATTCAGACGTTTTACCCAAGCCAGCATTTCTCATTGACTTATGCAGCTgctttgtgacagccttaaaacgaccctagtcgaaatgtggtttcgggaccacaaaaccaaggcataaaaataatttaatatttattttattgcctataatgtgtgttaactcatgtgtgatattttttatgctttgatttagaattatagatgtgaatttcactagaaaggacctagtaataaactttgaaagtatgagggaaatgtgtgatgactaattaaaggatgcatgcaaaacaatggatttgcatgtcaaatttcccatagctagtggccggccatgacaaggatttatgggcaaaaatcatgtcatgaaacatgtttggtaaatgggttatgatggaaagaataaaataagggttatggaataaacaattaatgttagtagatgagaaacaaaaaaaagtgtccatcttcctccatagcttggccgaatgtcctaaaggaagaaagaaaaattttgttcatctcttttcactctcttgttggcgaaaatactaaggttaaggaaggagttttgcttcatacttggtttggaagaggattaggaagaggttggctaaacttgcatcaagattaaggtatgtttgaggttcatgcatgtttttagttgctagcttaatgttcttgttagcccatggttcaaatccttgttatgtcatgggaatgaaattcgccaaagtgaatgtggtgttaatgccattgcatgttaaataacaagcttgaaagtgatacatgtgatggaggattgaagattcttagattttcttttagcattttttgaatgagatactaagttctttgtttcaccatgaccaaattgaaatggtgtggtgttgtggtattcgccatgatatatccataagtataattcatgcatgttgcatggtaagtaagatttaagctttggaaatgtgtatatatttggatataagccacttgagaattcgcccttgcacctacatgaatatatgtttgcacatgatggattggtatgacatatatactaattcaaagtgtatatttgcttgtgatgatgtgttgattatgaagtaaataagagatgtgcaatgaattacgatatgtaatgtgttagtagtaaaatgtatgctgtttttttgtgtggtattaagtgtatattcggccacatgaggggtaattagtgtgcatgcattcggtttgaggcaagcatattgatgcctattcttggcttagaaaattcgctaagaggaatattaactaatgtgttgagttcgatttatgatttcgtacatatacaactttgatgcctaatgtatataagggccaagtactttgaacttcacgttgatgtttgaatgtattgaattgcttgttgtgatgtaaaatgtgcatgaccattgtgtatttgagctaaaggatggccatatgaccatttacactccttgtcatattcgccataagctatcatgatgagattttaataagttaaatttgtgtaaattagctcaagagcaaagggagctaaatccgataaagggaaggaaaaagtagttgaatagccgtcgaaatcgctcgacaacatccaaggtaagtcttgagtgatgaccctacttgaattatatcaaaattatgctccttgtttgtgtggccattgagccgaaatagtaaaggttgatagatattttgtgttagagctttagtaacgaaaatgaactatggacgtgtcttgaatattgatatatatgtaagtgaacattggaaatatatccgggctaagaccgaaggcattcgtatgagttgatatatccgggctaagaccgaaggcattcgtatgcgagttgatatatccggctaagaccaaggcattcgtgcgagttgatatatccgggctaagacccgaaggcctttgtgcaagtcaccaaatccgggttatgacccgaaggcaatcgtgcgagtcgctatatccggttaaatcccgaaagtatgtgattcggaagtgagcaatcttgctgtgaaaatttcagcttatacacttgtgaaaattccagcaatgaggtatgtttgtatgtgcttgtactaattgaattcttacaagtaagtatgcgctaagttgataaacgagctaccggccttgggctaagttgttcttttgtgtatgaacataagggtcggtgatgtgaaataagtatgagtatgggaatgtgaattagtaaagtggtttaattagccatgtgaataaaataccttagtcaaagctgatttcattgcttgagacttactaagcattaaaatgcttacccgttgctttggctctctgttttataggtttagctcgttagctatcggattcgggatcaaagaagtcgaagtcatccacactatcgaagccccattttggtacaaattttggttgaactttgaaatggcatgtataggaccatcctttgttgaaggtcatgtaccttccgtttgtgtaaacttggatagccatgcgaaaatggcttatatcgttttagcatagaactataatcgtttgtatgttgacccttatgaggtatggaattattttgaaacgattagccattggaatggttaatcatgatcacgctttgtgctatgtatgtaaaagggccaattgaatcatggaaagtatgaaataggtaaagcctactaaaggcagatgctgacagcagcagtgacgtggatgtgaaaaatcactaaaaatagtaggaatggtattaaatagcaaataaattatgtaagtgtaccttgatgaatctactttcatatggaagaaacgaaatggtcatatgagttataagttaacagattttaaagttcttgtgaaatagggccagaacggtttctggatcccctgttccaactttggaaaatcattgtaaattaaccagagataattaggagtcattccatatatgtgtagattcctctctgagtctagtttctatagaaacaaacggcattagtattgaagccctgtacagggagatatcaattcgtaacgcacaaaggtcagtgtagtcgatccctacaacaggcgagactttaactaataaactgtactaattggctcgaccaaaattctagaaaaaatatgtagatggacatatgagtctagtttcaggaaaaatttacggaactgattttcgagttgtaaaactcaagttatgaattttagagcgactagtactcagattggcagcttgtctgaaaattgtcaataagtgggttgaagtctgttaacacctcgcgttcgactcgtgacggtctcgggttcgggtgttacaattttattggtatcagagctacggtttagtcgattctaggactaccgtaatgcgtttgggtctagctatacatgccattttatgtgattatatgatagtgtggtgatttacgcgtttgaacttgtgtttatttatagtaatggatcccgatcccaaccgaagcgataggcgatgatgtggagagtgtggcgctgctcccgcacaagggacagcgccgcggactctcaacctgttgctagcaatccgaatgacgaggctagacaagccttttatagcgtgatgaatgattggttcaaccaatacattcgaactaatactggctgttccacaacctccattcccaacaaacacaaccccgcacctacaatgcctccgtaattgaccaaataaggtcgaataagccccagttgatagaatccgaaaacatggggctctgaatttaaagctacggatagtgatgatgccgagcaagtcaattttggttggacaacacgatccggtactcgatgagctatcttgtacaccgatgaatgcctaaagtgtaccatctccttgctacgtgattacgcctactattggtggagtactcgacttgttgtgcccatgaacaagtaacttgggagttcttccaaaccgagtttcggaaaaagtatatcgatcgagatttatggaccaaaagcgaaaggaatttctcgaacttaaacaaggttccatgtgggttcacgactatgagcgaaaattcgtgaggcttagccgactgcgagaatgcatttcttcgaagctgtgatgtaaacgctcaagatggactgaatgatgagataaagtgtatgttggcattttggaaatcagagtttgtgactctcgtcgagcgagcgatgcaaagccgaggagtttagtatggagaaaaggaaagcggaagcgggagcaagggagtttcagtaagaggtattcgggaagcccttccaacatcatcaaagaaacttagagatggcttaggccgatctagagacacttcgggcttttctagacgagatcgcgatcgacccctgtgaccacacgaatcacttgatcgccaagatggtgggaatgatcgacgagagaggacgagtgccgatattgtggcaaatggcattttgaagtcagagattccgtgaccgctctgttacaagtgtggatcagttgaccacttcattaaagattgcccgaggttgtctgcgagcagaatgtagatcggagtgggaagccggtactaccaccgccgaggtagaccatccggaaatacggcaaggctagtggtggtcgagaggatctagagatctttgcGACGGATCCGAGGCTCaagctccagctaggacttatgctatctgccaagcgcgaggatgcctcctcgcccgacgttattacggtactttcactctctttgatactaatgtgattgctttgattgaccacggttctactcattcttatatatgcgaaaccttagcatccaaaaagactttacctattgagtctcttgagttcgtaattcggtgtcaaatcctttgggtcgttatgtcttggtcgacaaagtgtgtaagaaatgcccctagtaattcgaggtactgttttccatggacttgatgcttttgccgttcgatgaatttgatgttattcttgggttggattggttgaccgtgcatgatgcggttgtgaattgcaaaagcaagactattgatttgagatgcataaacaacgagatgatccgagttgagtctacgaacttgaagggttcccggttgtaatatcatcaatgttggcccgaaatatgtaagaaaagggtgtgaagcataccttgcgtatatacttgatgataaggagttaggaatagaacccaaatcatgcttggtggtttgtgaataccggacgttttccaagaattgccgggtttgccactgttcggagatagagtttggcattgagcttgtacaggaccacaccgatttcgatagctccatatcgtatggcaccaacggaattaaaggagttgaaagctcggttgcaagagttgatggatagaggttttgctgcttggagtttttcaccttggggtgcaccggtgttgtttgtgaaaagaagggcggaaccatgaggttgtgcatcgactatcgtcgacaataaagtgacaataaagaacaagtatccgttaccacgtatcgatgatttgttcgatcaatcgaagagcctcggtgttctcaaaatagatttgagatcgggctattatcgattctgaatccgagattcggacatacccaaaaccgccttgagcgagatatggtcactacgagttcttagtgatgccgtttgggctcactaatgccctacggtatttatggatttgatgaatcggatcttgagatcatatttggatcggttcgtagttgtgttcatcggcgacatcttggtctattcaagagatgagaccgaacatgcgagcacacgagattagtgttgcaaattttacgggatagcggttatatgctaagtttagcaagtgtgagttacggttaagaggttagcttcttgggtcacgtggtatctcgtgatcgggtattcgagtcgacccaagcaaaatttcagccatactcaactgaaacctccaagaaatattcttgaggttcgagctttttgggacttgcttaggttactaccgacggtttgtaaaaggattctcgatgatagccacacccatgacgaaaccgcttgaaaagatgtcaagtttgaatggacggaaaagtgtcggaaaagttttgaccaattgaaaactcatttgacggaagctccaattactagtacaaaccgaatcggcaaagagtttgtcatctatagtggcgcctccctacttgggttaggttgcgtattgatgcaagaaggtcgagttgtggcctatcgtcgagacaattaaagccacatgagaaaattatccgacccatgatctcgaattggtcgccatcgtattcgccttaaagatatggcgacattacttatttggtgagaagtgccatgtgtattcggatcacaaagtctcaaatatttgatgactcaaagagacttaaatctgcgacaaagacgttggctcgagctgttaaaggattatgagtggtcattgactatcacccgaaaggctaatgtggttgcggatgccttaagccgaaatcacttttgtttttctgacgatgaatgtacacttgtctatcctacccgacaatgtgttagtagcgaattaaaggccaaaccattgttgactcatcaaattcgtgaagctcgagaaaattgatgaggagttgcgtgcaaaacgggtgagtgtgttcgaacaaggaatcggagtttcaaattgatgatgacgattgtttgaggttgaagtcgtttgtgtgttccaaagaattgaacttatttcgataattacgaacgaagctcattgtagcgaatggcaatccacccggagtacgaagatgtacaatgagttgaaacgtcggttttggtggcatggtatgaagcgagacatctccgactttgttgcaagatgtttaatatgtcaacaagtgaaagcggagcatcaagtgccttgaggttacttgaccgatcacgatacccgagtggaaatgggatcgagtcacaatggactttgtgtccggaccgccgttgtcaacaagtaagaaggatgcaatttgggttattattgatagatcgactaagtcggctcactttatccacaatgcgtatggatttttcattggataaactagctgaattgtacgtttctcagttgtgagattacacgggtaccgatttacattgtgtcggatagagatccgaggttcacctcgcgattttggaagaaattacaagaagcattgggcaccaagttgcatttcaaagaccgcctttcaccccaaaccgatggtcaatccggcgtataattcggatacttgaggatatgttgagatgttgcatcctcgagttcgatggttcgtgggaacggtacctacctttgattgaattcgcttacaacaatagttttcaatcaagtattaagatggcgccttacgaggctttgtgcgggcgtaaatgccgtacaccattgttttggaccgagctcggtgagaacaaaatttttggagtggatttgattaaagatctttgaatgtaagtaaaagtaatccgtgaaaatcgaagatagcctccgatcgtcgaaaatcgtatcgcggatttgaaacgaaaggacattgagtatcggtgggagataaagtgtttcttaaagtttcgccgtggaaaagatactcagattcggccgtaagggcaagttgagccgagattcattgggccgtctgaaatctccgaacgagttggcccgattgcgtatcgtttgatcttgcccctgaacttggaaagattctaacgtcttccatgtttcaatgcttgacgctatagatctgatccgtcgcacgtaattagtccatcgaggttgaaattcaagccgatatgagttatgaagaagaaccgattcgtatcctagctcgtgaaatgaaagagttgcgaaacaaaagggttccgctagtgaaagtgttatggctcaaacacggatagaagaagctacttgggaacccgagaactctatgaaagagcaatatccaaacctatttacggtaagattttcggggcgaaaatttctaaagtggggagagttgtgacgaccttaaaacgaccctagtcgaaatgtggtttcgggaccacaaaaccaaggcataaaataatttaatatttattttattgcctataatgtgtgttaactcatgtgtgatatttttatgctttgatttagaattatagatgtgaatttcactagaaaggacctagtaataaactttgaaagtatgagggaaatgtgtgatgactaattaaaggatgcatgcaaaacaatggatttgcatgtcaaatttccccatagctagtggccggccatgacaaggatttatgggcaaaaatcatgtcatgaaacatgtttagtaaatgggttatgatggaaagaataaaataagggttatggaataaacaattaatgttagtagatgagaaacaaaaaaaaagtgtccatcttcctccatagcttggcgaatgtcctaaaggaagaaagaaaaattttgttcatctcttttcactctcttgttggccgaaaatactaaggttaaggaaggagttttgcttcatacttggtttggaagaggattaggaagaggttggctaaacttgcatcaagattaaggtatgtttgaggttcatgcatgtttttagttgctagcttaatgttcttgttagcccatggttcaaatccttgttatgtcatgggaatgaaattcgccaaagtgaatgtggtgttaatgccattgcatgttaaataacaagcttgaaagtgatacatgtgatggaggattgaagattcttagattttcttttagcatttttttgaatgagatactaagttctttgtttcaccatgaccaaattgaaatggtgtggtgttgtggtattcgccatgatatatccataagtataattcatgcatgttgcatggtaagtaagatttaagctttggaaatgtgtatatatttggatataagccacttgagaattcgcccttgcacctacatgaatatatgtttgcacatgatggattggtatgacatatatactaattcaaagtgtatatttgcttgtgatgatgtgttgattatgaagtaaataagagatgtgcaatgaattacgatatgtaatgtgttagtagtaaaatgtatgctgtttttttgtgtggtatttagtgtatattcgccacatgaggggtaattagtgtgcatgcattcggtttgaggcaagcatattgatgcctattcttggcttagaaaattcgctaagaggaatattaactaatgtgttgagttcgatttatgatttcgtacatatacaactttgatgcctaatgtatataagggccaagtactttgaacttcacgttgatgtttgaatgtattgaattgcttgttgtgatgtaa encodes:
- the LOC108484966 gene encoding uncharacterized protein LOC108484966 → MVDTGNDNDDSACPTSFGPVNIQAQPSRVSVNVKPLYQTGTSALVNFPMGSCSNPGDNMENPTVPDFDEVEGEKVRAELSKQLEDRCKWIEEKFKELESADHYCKVDAKELSLVLDLVLPPKFKMLEFERYNRTSCPEAHITMFCQRMTRYVNYDQLLIHYFQDSLTGAAAKWYNQLSRAQVKSWKDLAQAFMKQYGHVTDIAPDRITLQNMEKRSGESFRKYAQRWREVTTQVQPPLLEKETTMLFINTLKVLFINHMLGSATKSFADIVMFGEMIKNAIRCGKIETGESTRRSAPKKKENKVSNVSSGYSKPVIVNQSRTVVTGQQASPRQEPSTRRDTEKIQRTVGHSIKSCISFKKLVEKLINMGVVKFDDALVVGNPLLNHTDGRVNAVIENVGRRVKLNADEVKTLFREVWKKMLEVGLITQSSRSNSREVRDYCEFHCEKGHEIQSCKKFRALVQGLIDNEELEFFEFTREEDVCASEEKSIEKGCEASHPVVLISRPKISEAEARVAPIIVIQKPKAFHFKDSKKVPWNYNSSVTVSEKESLVDTLSTEDEPVKKKSFVIRQGERMTEPLVN